One window of the Cryptomeria japonica chromosome 7, Sugi_1.0, whole genome shotgun sequence genome contains the following:
- the LOC131047253 gene encoding putative UPF0481 protein At3g02645 → MELVKADEAKLDLWLIQIKEGLQFQDEQEEEKDICVSVFGVPKELLTVKPEAYIPQCVSIGPYHHWKSQLFETERYKVAAAQRFEKSITGKFEAVVEEVKKYDWQIRNCYQKFLEFKEEPLAWLMALDASFVLECLQFYVKRADRTSSQVSSQVMRLGRVLDTTRRSATHNAIMRDLMMLENQFPLFLLQKLLEMQLGSQDKAEESLCNLVTVACEEWSPFMLKMRDSSRLHINESGHILEVLYYSIVPSVAIDDTIFKKNKEGNVPLPDSTYLTCALKALWKALSSLRISVVQLVSALSERVLKGKPVQLVTQLSTNLVSAFETLSIKRKDEKEEEEDEESGYSSVETPPTRDELEIPSASDLYSAGVRFLPTEGGLTTIRFDQTSAILYLPKLRLDCNTEVILRNLVAFEALAPPRALIFTRYTDFMNGIIDTVEDVRLLRKSKIIYDHLEDDGKVASLWNGLGKYVKLTKVKYLDQVIADVNKHYNSRWSVAAKKYVNKYIFGSWQLLTVVATGILLLLTCFQAFCSVYDCKRWWSESNLLQD, encoded by the coding sequence ATGGAATTAGTGAAAGCAGATGAAGCAAAGCTGGATCTCTGGCTTATTCAAATCAAGGAAGGTCTGCAATTTCAGGAcgagcaagaagaagaaaaggacatatGTGTATCCGTTTTTGGTGTACCCAAGGAGCTGTTGACAGTGAAGCCAGAAGCATATATTCCGCAGTGTGTTTCCATTGGACCATATCACCATTGGAAATCCCAACTGTTCGAAACGGAGAGATACAAAGTAGCTGCTGCACAAAGATTTGAGAAGAGCATAACCGGTAAGTTCGAAGCTGTAGTGGAAGAGGTGAAGAAGTACGACTGGCAAATCAGGAACTGCTACCAGAAATTTCTTGAGTTTAAGGAGGAACCCCTTGCATGGCTCATGGCTCTGGACGCGTCGTTCGTGCTCGAGTGCTTGCAGTTCTACGTCAAACGAGCGGATCGCACTTCTTCGCAAGTGTCATCCCAGGTGATGCGATTGGGCAGAGTTTTAGATACAACTCGCAGAAGTGCAACCCACAATGCAATTATGAGAGATCTGATGATGCTCGAGAATCAGTTCCCTTTGTTCCTCTTGCAGAAGCTGCTGGAAATGCAGTTGGGTTCTCAAGATAAGGCGGAAGAAAGTCTCTGCAATCTGGTGACTGTCGCCTGTGAAGAATGGTCGCCATTTATGTTGAAGATGCGGGATAGTTCAAGGCTGCATATAAATGAGAGTGGTCACATATTGGAGGTGCTATACTACTCTATTGTCCCTTCGGTAGCCATCGATGATACCatttttaagaagaacaaagagggGAATGTACCCTTGCCTGATTCAACCTACTTAACGTGTGCTCTGAAAGCTTTATGGAAGGCTCTCTCCTCCTTAAGAATCAGTGTTGTTCAACTTGTCTCGGCACTCTCTGAGCGTGTCCTAAAAGGAAAGCCTGTCCAGTTGGTGACACAGTTGTCTACAAATCTTGTTTCTGCTTTTGAAACTCTTTCAATTAAGCgtaaagatgaaaaagaagaggaagaggatgaggagagTGGATATTCCTCAGTGGAAACTCCTCCAACTCGCGACGAACTAGAGATTCCTTCCGCCTCTGATTTATATTCAGCAGGAGTAAGATTCCTTCCGACCGAGGGCGGCCTTACCACAATTCGCTTCGACCAGACCAGTGCAATTCTTTATCTTCCCAAATTGAGGCTGGATTGCAACACAGAAGTAATTCTCAGAAATCTGGTGGCGTTCGAAGCTTTGGCCCCTCCTCGTGCTTTGATTTTCACTCGCTACACTGATTTCATGAACGGCATCATCGACACAGTCGAAGATGTTCGGCTGCTGAGGAAGAGCAAAATTATCTACGATCACCTCGAAGACGACGGGAAAGTGGCAAGCCTGTGGAACGGCTTGGGTAAATATGTCAAATTGACAAAAGTTAAATATTTGGACCAAGTTATAGCAGATGTCAACAAGCATTATAACAGCAGATGGAGCGTTGCTGCGAAGAAGTATGTAAACAAATACATATTTGGTTCGTGGCAGCTCCTGACTGTTGTGGCCACGGGGATACTTCTGCTTCTGACTTGCTTCCAGGCTTTTTGTTCTGTGTACGACTGTAAGCGCTGGTGGAGCGAAAGTAATCTTTTGCAGGACTGA